The following proteins come from a genomic window of Macrobrachium nipponense isolate FS-2020 chromosome 18, ASM1510439v2, whole genome shotgun sequence:
- the LOC135196618 gene encoding cyclin-dependent kinase inhibitor 1C-like gives MAWTYKETRGRLPDKGEDEFRWDYQITLCILVATTCGYPQYSHPVPSNPLLSGEAVKSAGNVSPAPTAPSTGYLTPHGGSNSLSSGQGPASRPQVSHPVVILPNVLAQVQQAALEHSASKSPAQAPSVVPAPSPSFAPAPSQSPAPTFDQVHVPAQAAAPGPSFAPAPSQSPAPTFDQVHVPTQAAPAPIPIVFNSLNAAPAPSPVLFAAPAPAVTHAHIPGPALLHAPIHTAGPAFNTVPSHPHGLTQLHVIPTHSAAPFHTIPTHSGVQFHTIPHHPVHHIANVPTTLQVISPQQHFPVQVSSGVAPVLLNQGGLHGLNTHVAGSPALLIIANDQGATDLQGGSAALSDSQGSSGAAAASAAGGSSSQGGFEGFPIDHGPSTSAGAGASAPGGGGVDFSGSLGAPSSPSSLYHTPGQ, from the exons ATGGCGTGGACATataaagagacgagaggaagactACCCGATAAGGGAGAGGATGAATTCAGATGGGACTACCAG ATAACGCTGTGCATCTTAGTCGCAACGACTTGTGGGTATCCCCAGTATTCTCACCCTGTACCTTCCAACCCTCTCTTGAGTGGAGAAGCCGTAAAATCTGCAGGAAATGTCTCTCCAGCACCTACTGCACCCAGCACTGGCTACCTGACTCCCCATGGGGGATCCAATTCACTGTCAAGTGGTCAAGGACCAGCCTCTCGACCTCAGGTTAGCCATCCAGTGGTTATACTGCCCAACGTTTTGGCTCAAGTCCAACAAGCAGCTCTAGAACACTCGGCTTCTAAGTCTCCAGCTCAAGCTCCTTCAGTTGTTCCGGCCCCTTCTCCAAGCTTTGCTCCAGCACCCAGTCAATCTCCTGCCCCTACCTTTGATCAGGTACACGTTCCTGCTCAAGCAGCTGCCCCTGGTCCAAGCTTCGCTCCAGCACCCAGTCAATCACCTGCCCCTACATTTGATCAGGTACACGTTCCCACTCAAGCTGCCCCTGCCCCAATACCCATTGTTTTTAATTCTCTAAATGCAGCCCCAGCTCCATCCCCAGTTTTATTTGCAGCCCCTGCTCCTGCAGTAACACATGCTCACATTCCAGGTCCAGCCCTTCTTCATGCTCCAATTCACACTGCTGGCCCCGCATTCAATACTGTCCCAAGTCATCCTCACGGCTTGACACAATTGCATGTCATACCAACCCATTCTGCTGCTCCATTCCACACCATTCCCACTCATTCAGGTGTCCAGTTCCACACAATTCCACATCATCCAGTCCATCACATAGCTAATGTGCCTACCACATTACAGGTCATTTCACCACAGCAGCACTTCCCCGTTCAGGTTTCAAGTGGTGTTGCACCCGTTTTGCTGAATCAGGGTGGTCTCCACGGTCTTAATACACATGTAGCTGGTTCTCCTGCTCTTTTAATAATTGCCAATGACCAAGGGGCCACCGACTTGCAAGGTGGGTCTGCAGCTTTATCTGATAGTCAGGGCTCTTCTGGAGCGGCTGCAGCATCAGCAGCTGGGGGAAGTAGCTCTCAGGGTGGTTTTGAAGGATTTCCCATTGATCATGGTCCTTCCACGTCTGCAGGGGCAGGTGCCTCTGCACCAGGAGGCGGTGGTGTTGACTTTTCAGGATCACTTGGTGCTCCTTCATCACCTTCATCTCTTTATCATACACCTGGCCAGTAG